A section of the Phacochoerus africanus isolate WHEZ1 chromosome 4, ROS_Pafr_v1, whole genome shotgun sequence genome encodes:
- the SF3B2 gene encoding splicing factor 3B subunit 2 isoform X5: MAAEHPEPPKGELQLPPPPPPGHYGAWAAQELQAKLAEIGAPIQGSREELVERLQTYTRQTGIVLSRPVLRGEDGDKAAPPPMSAQLSGIPMPPPPMGLPPLQPPPPPPPPPPGLGLGFPMAVGPRPPNLGPPPPLRVGEPVALSEEERLKLAQQQAALLMQQEERAKQGDHSLKEHELLEQQKRAAVLLEQERQQEIAKMGTPVPRPPQDLGQIGVRPPLGARVAAPVGPTPTVLPMGAPVPRPRGPPPPPGDENREMDDPSVGPKIPQALEKILQLKESRQEEMNSQQDEEEMETDTRSSLGPSASETEEDSVSVSKKEKNRKRRNRKKKKKPQRVRGLSSESSGDREKESSRSRGSDSPAADVEIEYVTEEPEIYEPNFIFFKRIFEAFKLTDDVKKEKEKEPEKLDKLENSAVPKKKGFEEEHKDSDDDSSDDEQEKKPEAPKLSKKKLRRMNRFTVAELKQLVARPDVVEMHDVTAQDPKLLVHLKATRNSVPVPRHWCFKRKYLQGKRGIEKPPFELPDFIKRTGIQEMREALQEKEEQKTMKSKMREKVRPKMGKIDIDYQKLHDAFFKWQTKPKLTIHGDLYYEGKEFETRLKEKKPGDLSDELRISLGMPVGPNAHKVPPPWLIAMQRYGPPPSYPNLKIPGLNSPIPESCSFGYHAGGWGKPPVDETGKPLYGDVFGTNAAEFQTKTEEEEIDRTPWGELEPSDEESSEEEEEEESDEDKPDETGFITPADSGLITPGGFSSVPAGMETPELIELRKKKIEEAMDGSETPQLFTVLPEKRTATVGGAMMGSTHIYDMSTVMSRKGPAPELQGVEVALAPEELELDPMAMTQKYEEHVREQQAQVEKEDFSDMVAEHAAKQKQKKRKAQPQDSRGGSKKYKEFKF, translated from the exons ATGGCGGCCGAGCATCCCGAGCCTCCGAAAGGAGAGTTgcagctgccgccgccgccgcctcctggGCATTATGGTGCCTGGGCTGCTCAGGAGCTTCAGGCCAAATTAGCGGAGATCGGCGCTCCAATCCAGG GGAGTCGCGAGGAGCTGGTGGAAAGGCTGCAGACCTACACCCGCCAG ACTGGCATCGTCCTGAGTCGGCCTGTTCTGAGAGGTGAAGATGGGGACAAAGCTGCTCCCCCTCCTATGTCAGCCCAG ctcTCTGGGATTCCCATGCCACCCCCGCCCATGGGACTCCCCCCTCTACAGcctcctccaccacccccaccacctccacctggccttggccttggctttCCCATGGCAGTTGGACCCCGCCCTCCAAACTTggggccccctcctcctctccgaGTGGGTGAACCTGTGGCACTGTCAGAGGAAGAGCGGTTAAAGCTGGCGCAGCAGCAGGCGGCATTGCTGATGCAGCAAGAGGAACGTGCCAAGCAG gGGGATCATTCACTGAAGGAACATGAGCTTTTGGAGCAGCAGAAGCGG GCAGCCGTGTTACTGGAGCAGGAACGGCAGCAGGAGATCGCCAAGATGGGCACCCCAGTCCCTCGGCCCCCACAGGACTTGGGCCAGATTGGTGTTCGCCCTCCTCTGGGTGCTCGAG taGCTGCCCCGGTGGGCCCCACTCCCACTGTTTTGCCTATGGGGGCCCCTGTTCCTCGGCCTCGTggtcccccaccaccccctggaGATGAGAACAGAGAG ATGGACGACCCCTCTGTGGGCCCCAAGATCCCCCAGGCTTTGGAAAAGATCCTGCAGCTGAAGGAGAGCCGCCAGGAAGAGATGAATTCTCAGCAGG ACGAGGAGGAGATGGAAACGGACACGCGCTCGTCCCTGGGCCCATCGGCGTCAGAGACCGAGGAGGACAGTGTGTCCGTGTCCAAAAAAGAG AAAAACCGGAAGCGTCGGAAccgaaagaagaagaaaaagccccAGCGGGTGCGGGGGCTGTCGTCGGAGAGCTCCGGGGACCGAGAGAAGGAGTCCAGCCGGTCCCGTGGCTCCGACTCCCCCGCGGCCGATGTTGAAATTGAGTACGTGACCGAAGAGCCTGAAATTTACGAGCCCAACTTCATCTTCTTCAAGAGGATCTTTGAGGCTTTCAAG CTCACCGATGAcgtgaagaaggagaaagagaaggagccaGAGAAGCTCGACAAACTGGAGAACTCTGCGGTGCCCAAGAAGAAGGGCTTTGAGGAGGAGCACAAGGACAGCGACGATGACAGCAGCGATGACGAACAG GAGAAGAAGCCGGAAGCCCCTAAGTTGTCCAAGAAGAAGCTGCGCAGAATGAATCGCTTCACTGTGGCTGAACTCAAGCAG CTTGTGGCTCGGCCTGATGTTGTGGAGATGCATGACGTGACGGCCCAGGACCCCAAGCTCTTGGTTCACCTCAAGGCCACGCGGAATTCTGTGCCTGTGCCCCGCCACTGGTGTTTTAAGCGCAAGTACCTGCAGGGCAAACGAGGCATCGAGAAGCCCCCCTTCGAGCTGCCAGATTTCATCAAACGCACAGGCATCCAGGAGATGCGGGAGGCCCTGCAGGAGAAG GAGGAGCAGAAGACCATGAAGTCCAAGATGCGAGAGAAGGTCCGGCCCAAGATGGGCAAGATCGACATCGACTACCAGAAGCTGCACGACGCCTTCTTCAAGTGGCAGACCAAGCCCAAGCTGACCATCCACGGGGACCTGTACTACGAG GGGAAGGAGTTTGAGACACGGCTGAAGGAGAAGAAGCCAGGCGATCTGTCTGATGAGCTGCGGATTTCCTTGGGGATGCCAGTAGGACCA AACGCACACAAGGTCCCTCCCCCGTGGCTGATCGCCATGCAGCGCTACGGGCCACCCCCGTCGTACCCCAACCTGAAGATCCCTGGGCTGAACTCGCCTATCCCGGAG AGCTGTTCCTTCGGGTACCATGCTGGTGGCTGGGGCAAACCCCCAGTCGATGAGACGGGGAAACCCCTCTATGGGGATGTGTTTGGAACCAACGCTGCTGAATTTCAG ACCAAGACTGAGGAAGAGGAGATCGATCGGACCCCTTGGGGGGAGCTGGAGCCGTCTGATGAAGAATCTtcggaagaagaggaagaggaggagagcgATGAAGACAAGCCGGATGAGACAGGCTTCATCACCCCTGCAGACAG CGGCCTCATCACTCCCGGAGGCTTCTCGTCCGTGCCGGCAGGAATGGAGACCCCTGAACTCATTGAGCTGAGGAAGAAGAAGATTGAGGAGGCGATGGACGG AAGTGAGACACCGCAGCTCTTCACTGTGTTGCCAGAGAAGAGAACAGCCACCGTTGGAGGGGCCATGATGGGATCGACCCACATCTATGACATGTCCACG GTTATGAGCCGGAAGGGCCCAGCCCCTGAGCTGCAAGGTGTGGAAGTGGCCCTGGCACCCGAAGAGTTGGAGCTGGATCCCATGGCCATGACCCAGAAGTATGAGGAGCACGTGCGGGAGCAGCAGGCCCAAGTGGAGAAAGAGGACTTCAGCGACATGGTGGCTGAGCATGCTGCCAAGCAGAAG CAAAAGAAACGGAAAGCTCAGCCCCAGGACAGCCGTGGGGGCAGCAAGAAATATAAGGAGTTCAAGTTTTAG
- the SF3B2 gene encoding splicing factor 3B subunit 2 isoform X4: MAAEHPEPPKGELQLPPPPPPGHYGAWAAQELQAKLAEIGAPIQAGSREELVERLQTYTRQTGIVLSRPVLRGEDGDKAAPPPMSAQLSGIPMPPPPMGLPPLQPPPPPPPPPPGLGLGFPMAVGPRPPNLGPPPPLRVGEPVALSEEERLKLAQQQAALLMQQEERAKQGDHSLKEHELLEQQKRAAVLLEQERQQEIAKMGTPVPRPPQDLGQIGVRPPLGARVAAPVGPTPTVLPMGAPVPRPRGPPPPPGDENREMDDPSVGPKIPQALEKILQLKESRQEEMNSQQDEEEMETDTRSSLGPSASETEEDSVSVSKKEKNRKRRNRKKKKKPQRVRGLSSESSGDREKESSRSRGSDSPAADVEIEYVTEEPEIYEPNFIFFKRIFEAFKLTDDVKKEKEKEPEKLDKLENSAVPKKKGFEEEHKDSDDDSSDDEQEKKPEAPKLSKKKLRRMNRFTVAELKQLVARPDVVEMHDVTAQDPKLLVHLKATRNSVPVPRHWCFKRKYLQGKRGIEKPPFELPDFIKRTGIQEMREALQEKEEQKTMKSKMREKVRPKMGKIDIDYQKLHDAFFKWQTKPKLTIHGDLYYEGKEFETRLKEKKPGDLSDELRISLGMPVGPNAHKVPPPWLIAMQRYGPPPSYPNLKIPGLNSPIPESCSFGYHAGGWGKPPVDETGKPLYGDVFGTNAAEFQTKTEEEEIDRTPWGELEPSDEESSEEEEEEESDEDKPDETGFITPADSGLITPGGFSSVPAGMETPELIELRKKKIEEAMDGSETPQLFTVLPEKRTATVGGAMMGSTHIYDMSTVMSRKGPAPELQGVEVALAPEELELDPMAMTQKYEEHVREQQAQVEKEDFSDMVAEHAAKQKQKKRKAQPQDSRGGSKKYKEFKF; the protein is encoded by the exons ATGGCGGCCGAGCATCCCGAGCCTCCGAAAGGAGAGTTgcagctgccgccgccgccgcctcctggGCATTATGGTGCCTGGGCTGCTCAGGAGCTTCAGGCCAAATTAGCGGAGATCGGCGCTCCAATCCAGG CAGGGAGTCGCGAGGAGCTGGTGGAAAGGCTGCAGACCTACACCCGCCAG ACTGGCATCGTCCTGAGTCGGCCTGTTCTGAGAGGTGAAGATGGGGACAAAGCTGCTCCCCCTCCTATGTCAGCCCAG ctcTCTGGGATTCCCATGCCACCCCCGCCCATGGGACTCCCCCCTCTACAGcctcctccaccacccccaccacctccacctggccttggccttggctttCCCATGGCAGTTGGACCCCGCCCTCCAAACTTggggccccctcctcctctccgaGTGGGTGAACCTGTGGCACTGTCAGAGGAAGAGCGGTTAAAGCTGGCGCAGCAGCAGGCGGCATTGCTGATGCAGCAAGAGGAACGTGCCAAGCAG gGGGATCATTCACTGAAGGAACATGAGCTTTTGGAGCAGCAGAAGCGG GCAGCCGTGTTACTGGAGCAGGAACGGCAGCAGGAGATCGCCAAGATGGGCACCCCAGTCCCTCGGCCCCCACAGGACTTGGGCCAGATTGGTGTTCGCCCTCCTCTGGGTGCTCGAG taGCTGCCCCGGTGGGCCCCACTCCCACTGTTTTGCCTATGGGGGCCCCTGTTCCTCGGCCTCGTggtcccccaccaccccctggaGATGAGAACAGAGAG ATGGACGACCCCTCTGTGGGCCCCAAGATCCCCCAGGCTTTGGAAAAGATCCTGCAGCTGAAGGAGAGCCGCCAGGAAGAGATGAATTCTCAGCAGG ACGAGGAGGAGATGGAAACGGACACGCGCTCGTCCCTGGGCCCATCGGCGTCAGAGACCGAGGAGGACAGTGTGTCCGTGTCCAAAAAAGAG AAAAACCGGAAGCGTCGGAAccgaaagaagaagaaaaagccccAGCGGGTGCGGGGGCTGTCGTCGGAGAGCTCCGGGGACCGAGAGAAGGAGTCCAGCCGGTCCCGTGGCTCCGACTCCCCCGCGGCCGATGTTGAAATTGAGTACGTGACCGAAGAGCCTGAAATTTACGAGCCCAACTTCATCTTCTTCAAGAGGATCTTTGAGGCTTTCAAG CTCACCGATGAcgtgaagaaggagaaagagaaggagccaGAGAAGCTCGACAAACTGGAGAACTCTGCGGTGCCCAAGAAGAAGGGCTTTGAGGAGGAGCACAAGGACAGCGACGATGACAGCAGCGATGACGAACAG GAGAAGAAGCCGGAAGCCCCTAAGTTGTCCAAGAAGAAGCTGCGCAGAATGAATCGCTTCACTGTGGCTGAACTCAAGCAG CTTGTGGCTCGGCCTGATGTTGTGGAGATGCATGACGTGACGGCCCAGGACCCCAAGCTCTTGGTTCACCTCAAGGCCACGCGGAATTCTGTGCCTGTGCCCCGCCACTGGTGTTTTAAGCGCAAGTACCTGCAGGGCAAACGAGGCATCGAGAAGCCCCCCTTCGAGCTGCCAGATTTCATCAAACGCACAGGCATCCAGGAGATGCGGGAGGCCCTGCAGGAGAAG GAGGAGCAGAAGACCATGAAGTCCAAGATGCGAGAGAAGGTCCGGCCCAAGATGGGCAAGATCGACATCGACTACCAGAAGCTGCACGACGCCTTCTTCAAGTGGCAGACCAAGCCCAAGCTGACCATCCACGGGGACCTGTACTACGAG GGGAAGGAGTTTGAGACACGGCTGAAGGAGAAGAAGCCAGGCGATCTGTCTGATGAGCTGCGGATTTCCTTGGGGATGCCAGTAGGACCA AACGCACACAAGGTCCCTCCCCCGTGGCTGATCGCCATGCAGCGCTACGGGCCACCCCCGTCGTACCCCAACCTGAAGATCCCTGGGCTGAACTCGCCTATCCCGGAG AGCTGTTCCTTCGGGTACCATGCTGGTGGCTGGGGCAAACCCCCAGTCGATGAGACGGGGAAACCCCTCTATGGGGATGTGTTTGGAACCAACGCTGCTGAATTTCAG ACCAAGACTGAGGAAGAGGAGATCGATCGGACCCCTTGGGGGGAGCTGGAGCCGTCTGATGAAGAATCTtcggaagaagaggaagaggaggagagcgATGAAGACAAGCCGGATGAGACAGGCTTCATCACCCCTGCAGACAG CGGCCTCATCACTCCCGGAGGCTTCTCGTCCGTGCCGGCAGGAATGGAGACCCCTGAACTCATTGAGCTGAGGAAGAAGAAGATTGAGGAGGCGATGGACGG AAGTGAGACACCGCAGCTCTTCACTGTGTTGCCAGAGAAGAGAACAGCCACCGTTGGAGGGGCCATGATGGGATCGACCCACATCTATGACATGTCCACG GTTATGAGCCGGAAGGGCCCAGCCCCTGAGCTGCAAGGTGTGGAAGTGGCCCTGGCACCCGAAGAGTTGGAGCTGGATCCCATGGCCATGACCCAGAAGTATGAGGAGCACGTGCGGGAGCAGCAGGCCCAAGTGGAGAAAGAGGACTTCAGCGACATGGTGGCTGAGCATGCTGCCAAGCAGAAG CAAAAGAAACGGAAAGCTCAGCCCCAGGACAGCCGTGGGGGCAGCAAGAAATATAAGGAGTTCAAGTTTTAG
- the SF3B2 gene encoding splicing factor 3B subunit 2 isoform X2 — MAAEHPEPPKGELQLPPPPPPGHYGAWAAQELQAKLAEIGAPIQGSREELVERLQTYTRQTGIVLSRPVLRGEDGDKAAPPPMSAQLSGIPMPPPPMGLPPLQPPPPPPPPPPGLGLGFPMAVGPRPPNLGPPPPLRVGEPVALSEEERLKLAQQQAALLMQQEERAKQQGDHSLKEHELLEQQKRAAVLLEQERQQEIAKMGTPVPRPPQDLGQIGVRPPLGARVAAPVGPTPTVLPMGAPVPRPRGPPPPPGDENREMDDPSVGPKIPQALEKILQLKESRQEEMNSQQDEEEMETDTRSSLGPSASETEEDSVSVSKKEKNRKRRNRKKKKKPQRVRGLSSESSGDREKESSRSRGSDSPAADVEIEYVTEEPEIYEPNFIFFKRIFEAFKLTDDVKKEKEKEPEKLDKLENSAVPKKKGFEEEHKDSDDDSSDDEQEKKPEAPKLSKKKLRRMNRFTVAELKQLVARPDVVEMHDVTAQDPKLLVHLKATRNSVPVPRHWCFKRKYLQGKRGIEKPPFELPDFIKRTGIQEMREALQEKEEQKTMKSKMREKVRPKMGKIDIDYQKLHDAFFKWQTKPKLTIHGDLYYEGKEFETRLKEKKPGDLSDELRISLGMPVGPNAHKVPPPWLIAMQRYGPPPSYPNLKIPGLNSPIPESCSFGYHAGGWGKPPVDETGKPLYGDVFGTNAAEFQTKTEEEEIDRTPWGELEPSDEESSEEEEEEESDEDKPDETGFITPADSGLITPGGFSSVPAGMETPELIELRKKKIEEAMDGSETPQLFTVLPEKRTATVGGAMMGSTHIYDMSTVMSRKGPAPELQGVEVALAPEELELDPMAMTQKYEEHVREQQAQVEKEDFSDMVAEHAAKQKQKKRKAQPQDSRGGSKKYKEFKF; from the exons ATGGCGGCCGAGCATCCCGAGCCTCCGAAAGGAGAGTTgcagctgccgccgccgccgcctcctggGCATTATGGTGCCTGGGCTGCTCAGGAGCTTCAGGCCAAATTAGCGGAGATCGGCGCTCCAATCCAGG GGAGTCGCGAGGAGCTGGTGGAAAGGCTGCAGACCTACACCCGCCAG ACTGGCATCGTCCTGAGTCGGCCTGTTCTGAGAGGTGAAGATGGGGACAAAGCTGCTCCCCCTCCTATGTCAGCCCAG ctcTCTGGGATTCCCATGCCACCCCCGCCCATGGGACTCCCCCCTCTACAGcctcctccaccacccccaccacctccacctggccttggccttggctttCCCATGGCAGTTGGACCCCGCCCTCCAAACTTggggccccctcctcctctccgaGTGGGTGAACCTGTGGCACTGTCAGAGGAAGAGCGGTTAAAGCTGGCGCAGCAGCAGGCGGCATTGCTGATGCAGCAAGAGGAACGTGCCAAGCAG caggGGGATCATTCACTGAAGGAACATGAGCTTTTGGAGCAGCAGAAGCGG GCAGCCGTGTTACTGGAGCAGGAACGGCAGCAGGAGATCGCCAAGATGGGCACCCCAGTCCCTCGGCCCCCACAGGACTTGGGCCAGATTGGTGTTCGCCCTCCTCTGGGTGCTCGAG taGCTGCCCCGGTGGGCCCCACTCCCACTGTTTTGCCTATGGGGGCCCCTGTTCCTCGGCCTCGTggtcccccaccaccccctggaGATGAGAACAGAGAG ATGGACGACCCCTCTGTGGGCCCCAAGATCCCCCAGGCTTTGGAAAAGATCCTGCAGCTGAAGGAGAGCCGCCAGGAAGAGATGAATTCTCAGCAGG ACGAGGAGGAGATGGAAACGGACACGCGCTCGTCCCTGGGCCCATCGGCGTCAGAGACCGAGGAGGACAGTGTGTCCGTGTCCAAAAAAGAG AAAAACCGGAAGCGTCGGAAccgaaagaagaagaaaaagccccAGCGGGTGCGGGGGCTGTCGTCGGAGAGCTCCGGGGACCGAGAGAAGGAGTCCAGCCGGTCCCGTGGCTCCGACTCCCCCGCGGCCGATGTTGAAATTGAGTACGTGACCGAAGAGCCTGAAATTTACGAGCCCAACTTCATCTTCTTCAAGAGGATCTTTGAGGCTTTCAAG CTCACCGATGAcgtgaagaaggagaaagagaaggagccaGAGAAGCTCGACAAACTGGAGAACTCTGCGGTGCCCAAGAAGAAGGGCTTTGAGGAGGAGCACAAGGACAGCGACGATGACAGCAGCGATGACGAACAG GAGAAGAAGCCGGAAGCCCCTAAGTTGTCCAAGAAGAAGCTGCGCAGAATGAATCGCTTCACTGTGGCTGAACTCAAGCAG CTTGTGGCTCGGCCTGATGTTGTGGAGATGCATGACGTGACGGCCCAGGACCCCAAGCTCTTGGTTCACCTCAAGGCCACGCGGAATTCTGTGCCTGTGCCCCGCCACTGGTGTTTTAAGCGCAAGTACCTGCAGGGCAAACGAGGCATCGAGAAGCCCCCCTTCGAGCTGCCAGATTTCATCAAACGCACAGGCATCCAGGAGATGCGGGAGGCCCTGCAGGAGAAG GAGGAGCAGAAGACCATGAAGTCCAAGATGCGAGAGAAGGTCCGGCCCAAGATGGGCAAGATCGACATCGACTACCAGAAGCTGCACGACGCCTTCTTCAAGTGGCAGACCAAGCCCAAGCTGACCATCCACGGGGACCTGTACTACGAG GGGAAGGAGTTTGAGACACGGCTGAAGGAGAAGAAGCCAGGCGATCTGTCTGATGAGCTGCGGATTTCCTTGGGGATGCCAGTAGGACCA AACGCACACAAGGTCCCTCCCCCGTGGCTGATCGCCATGCAGCGCTACGGGCCACCCCCGTCGTACCCCAACCTGAAGATCCCTGGGCTGAACTCGCCTATCCCGGAG AGCTGTTCCTTCGGGTACCATGCTGGTGGCTGGGGCAAACCCCCAGTCGATGAGACGGGGAAACCCCTCTATGGGGATGTGTTTGGAACCAACGCTGCTGAATTTCAG ACCAAGACTGAGGAAGAGGAGATCGATCGGACCCCTTGGGGGGAGCTGGAGCCGTCTGATGAAGAATCTtcggaagaagaggaagaggaggagagcgATGAAGACAAGCCGGATGAGACAGGCTTCATCACCCCTGCAGACAG CGGCCTCATCACTCCCGGAGGCTTCTCGTCCGTGCCGGCAGGAATGGAGACCCCTGAACTCATTGAGCTGAGGAAGAAGAAGATTGAGGAGGCGATGGACGG AAGTGAGACACCGCAGCTCTTCACTGTGTTGCCAGAGAAGAGAACAGCCACCGTTGGAGGGGCCATGATGGGATCGACCCACATCTATGACATGTCCACG GTTATGAGCCGGAAGGGCCCAGCCCCTGAGCTGCAAGGTGTGGAAGTGGCCCTGGCACCCGAAGAGTTGGAGCTGGATCCCATGGCCATGACCCAGAAGTATGAGGAGCACGTGCGGGAGCAGCAGGCCCAAGTGGAGAAAGAGGACTTCAGCGACATGGTGGCTGAGCATGCTGCCAAGCAGAAG CAAAAGAAACGGAAAGCTCAGCCCCAGGACAGCCGTGGGGGCAGCAAGAAATATAAGGAGTTCAAGTTTTAG
- the SF3B2 gene encoding splicing factor 3B subunit 2 isoform X3: MAAEHPEPPKGELQLPPPPPPGHYGAWAAQELQAKLAEIGAPIQAGSREELVERLQTYTRQTGIVLSRPVLRGEDGDKAAPPPMSAQLSGIPMPPPPMGLPPLQPPPPPPPPPPGLGLGFPMAVGPRPPNLGPPPPLRVGEPVALSEEERLKLAQQQAALLMQQEERAKQQGDHSLKEHELLEQQKRAAVLLEQERQQEIAKMGTPVPRPPQDLGQIGVRPPLGARAAPVGPTPTVLPMGAPVPRPRGPPPPPGDENREMDDPSVGPKIPQALEKILQLKESRQEEMNSQQDEEEMETDTRSSLGPSASETEEDSVSVSKKEKNRKRRNRKKKKKPQRVRGLSSESSGDREKESSRSRGSDSPAADVEIEYVTEEPEIYEPNFIFFKRIFEAFKLTDDVKKEKEKEPEKLDKLENSAVPKKKGFEEEHKDSDDDSSDDEQEKKPEAPKLSKKKLRRMNRFTVAELKQLVARPDVVEMHDVTAQDPKLLVHLKATRNSVPVPRHWCFKRKYLQGKRGIEKPPFELPDFIKRTGIQEMREALQEKEEQKTMKSKMREKVRPKMGKIDIDYQKLHDAFFKWQTKPKLTIHGDLYYEGKEFETRLKEKKPGDLSDELRISLGMPVGPNAHKVPPPWLIAMQRYGPPPSYPNLKIPGLNSPIPESCSFGYHAGGWGKPPVDETGKPLYGDVFGTNAAEFQTKTEEEEIDRTPWGELEPSDEESSEEEEEEESDEDKPDETGFITPADSGLITPGGFSSVPAGMETPELIELRKKKIEEAMDGSETPQLFTVLPEKRTATVGGAMMGSTHIYDMSTVMSRKGPAPELQGVEVALAPEELELDPMAMTQKYEEHVREQQAQVEKEDFSDMVAEHAAKQKQKKRKAQPQDSRGGSKKYKEFKF; this comes from the exons ATGGCGGCCGAGCATCCCGAGCCTCCGAAAGGAGAGTTgcagctgccgccgccgccgcctcctggGCATTATGGTGCCTGGGCTGCTCAGGAGCTTCAGGCCAAATTAGCGGAGATCGGCGCTCCAATCCAGG CAGGGAGTCGCGAGGAGCTGGTGGAAAGGCTGCAGACCTACACCCGCCAG ACTGGCATCGTCCTGAGTCGGCCTGTTCTGAGAGGTGAAGATGGGGACAAAGCTGCTCCCCCTCCTATGTCAGCCCAG ctcTCTGGGATTCCCATGCCACCCCCGCCCATGGGACTCCCCCCTCTACAGcctcctccaccacccccaccacctccacctggccttggccttggctttCCCATGGCAGTTGGACCCCGCCCTCCAAACTTggggccccctcctcctctccgaGTGGGTGAACCTGTGGCACTGTCAGAGGAAGAGCGGTTAAAGCTGGCGCAGCAGCAGGCGGCATTGCTGATGCAGCAAGAGGAACGTGCCAAGCAG caggGGGATCATTCACTGAAGGAACATGAGCTTTTGGAGCAGCAGAAGCGG GCAGCCGTGTTACTGGAGCAGGAACGGCAGCAGGAGATCGCCAAGATGGGCACCCCAGTCCCTCGGCCCCCACAGGACTTGGGCCAGATTGGTGTTCGCCCTCCTCTGGGTGCTCGAG CTGCCCCGGTGGGCCCCACTCCCACTGTTTTGCCTATGGGGGCCCCTGTTCCTCGGCCTCGTggtcccccaccaccccctggaGATGAGAACAGAGAG ATGGACGACCCCTCTGTGGGCCCCAAGATCCCCCAGGCTTTGGAAAAGATCCTGCAGCTGAAGGAGAGCCGCCAGGAAGAGATGAATTCTCAGCAGG ACGAGGAGGAGATGGAAACGGACACGCGCTCGTCCCTGGGCCCATCGGCGTCAGAGACCGAGGAGGACAGTGTGTCCGTGTCCAAAAAAGAG AAAAACCGGAAGCGTCGGAAccgaaagaagaagaaaaagccccAGCGGGTGCGGGGGCTGTCGTCGGAGAGCTCCGGGGACCGAGAGAAGGAGTCCAGCCGGTCCCGTGGCTCCGACTCCCCCGCGGCCGATGTTGAAATTGAGTACGTGACCGAAGAGCCTGAAATTTACGAGCCCAACTTCATCTTCTTCAAGAGGATCTTTGAGGCTTTCAAG CTCACCGATGAcgtgaagaaggagaaagagaaggagccaGAGAAGCTCGACAAACTGGAGAACTCTGCGGTGCCCAAGAAGAAGGGCTTTGAGGAGGAGCACAAGGACAGCGACGATGACAGCAGCGATGACGAACAG GAGAAGAAGCCGGAAGCCCCTAAGTTGTCCAAGAAGAAGCTGCGCAGAATGAATCGCTTCACTGTGGCTGAACTCAAGCAG CTTGTGGCTCGGCCTGATGTTGTGGAGATGCATGACGTGACGGCCCAGGACCCCAAGCTCTTGGTTCACCTCAAGGCCACGCGGAATTCTGTGCCTGTGCCCCGCCACTGGTGTTTTAAGCGCAAGTACCTGCAGGGCAAACGAGGCATCGAGAAGCCCCCCTTCGAGCTGCCAGATTTCATCAAACGCACAGGCATCCAGGAGATGCGGGAGGCCCTGCAGGAGAAG GAGGAGCAGAAGACCATGAAGTCCAAGATGCGAGAGAAGGTCCGGCCCAAGATGGGCAAGATCGACATCGACTACCAGAAGCTGCACGACGCCTTCTTCAAGTGGCAGACCAAGCCCAAGCTGACCATCCACGGGGACCTGTACTACGAG GGGAAGGAGTTTGAGACACGGCTGAAGGAGAAGAAGCCAGGCGATCTGTCTGATGAGCTGCGGATTTCCTTGGGGATGCCAGTAGGACCA AACGCACACAAGGTCCCTCCCCCGTGGCTGATCGCCATGCAGCGCTACGGGCCACCCCCGTCGTACCCCAACCTGAAGATCCCTGGGCTGAACTCGCCTATCCCGGAG AGCTGTTCCTTCGGGTACCATGCTGGTGGCTGGGGCAAACCCCCAGTCGATGAGACGGGGAAACCCCTCTATGGGGATGTGTTTGGAACCAACGCTGCTGAATTTCAG ACCAAGACTGAGGAAGAGGAGATCGATCGGACCCCTTGGGGGGAGCTGGAGCCGTCTGATGAAGAATCTtcggaagaagaggaagaggaggagagcgATGAAGACAAGCCGGATGAGACAGGCTTCATCACCCCTGCAGACAG CGGCCTCATCACTCCCGGAGGCTTCTCGTCCGTGCCGGCAGGAATGGAGACCCCTGAACTCATTGAGCTGAGGAAGAAGAAGATTGAGGAGGCGATGGACGG AAGTGAGACACCGCAGCTCTTCACTGTGTTGCCAGAGAAGAGAACAGCCACCGTTGGAGGGGCCATGATGGGATCGACCCACATCTATGACATGTCCACG GTTATGAGCCGGAAGGGCCCAGCCCCTGAGCTGCAAGGTGTGGAAGTGGCCCTGGCACCCGAAGAGTTGGAGCTGGATCCCATGGCCATGACCCAGAAGTATGAGGAGCACGTGCGGGAGCAGCAGGCCCAAGTGGAGAAAGAGGACTTCAGCGACATGGTGGCTGAGCATGCTGCCAAGCAGAAG CAAAAGAAACGGAAAGCTCAGCCCCAGGACAGCCGTGGGGGCAGCAAGAAATATAAGGAGTTCAAGTTTTAG